AAGGAGAGTTGCCCTTGttgtgtagtttttatttgttgatattcatttttttttttaaaattgcaaAATATGATGTGAGTTTAACATAGCACAACAATAAATGtcagttttttatttattatattactactaatttattaattaacaaaTAATAACTAATTACATTACTTGTtttatttattatcaataaatattaaataaattgttatttttttctAGTTAATTTGCATTTGCACATCACAGTACAATTGCAATTAGTGAGCCAAATATAACATGGACTCATTTTTTCTGCCAAATttaacataaaattaaaaaaaaaattattggagaTGGTCGCTGACTAATTCTATTTTATCTCCTTACAAAGTTATTTCTCAATAGTTGTATTTTTAGAAACTTTAGACTATTGTTATCTATTTTTTATGGTATACGATTCATGTGTTGCTTATTTGTATTATTCTTGTTCACGACTTCACCAAATATACACTACAGATAGAAAACAACGTtactttgttaaaaaaaaattcaccttatATTATGACATGAGTACTTTCATGATTATAATCAATGAATATTTGGttgtcaataaaaaaaatattgttaaaaacaaaacattttgatttatatatttattttgttttacatattgttaattgatttttttattaaaaaatatatttcattttgtcaaaataaatatatattttgttgttAAAAAACATTAATCTACTTTTGTTAGATTTAATCAAAACCACGAAACTTGTAAAACATATAAATGCGGCAATTTTGTTTGGATGGAAAAAGGCAAAGATGTTTCTGTCCATAGATTTTAAATGGTCAAAACTGTTTTTTCATTCTTCAAAGGAATTGTTTGGTTCACAAAAATGCTTATGAAGAATCTAATATGATAATTATGCCTATGAATTCTGAAAAATTGGCGGAATACAGCACTTTCTGTATGCAAAATCTCACAAGTATGTTGAGCATTTATAGAAATGAGACAAACGAACCAAACAGTTTTCTTTCATCATCCTCATACGCAGCTTCCACAATGAAATATCACCCAAATTTAAAACTTCAGACAGAAATAAATATACTTGGAAAAATGTGAGAGAATACGTTTCTAATTCTAAAAGTAGTGAAAATTCAGAAGAAAAAAATCTTGCTGAAGAAAGATAAATCAAACTCCACTCTACTTCGAGTATGCTACTACTATCAATGACACAGATGCTTATAGATATAAGCGATTCTGAAGAAACACTCAAGAGATGGtagcaaaaaaaaaatgttattgaAGATTGGTGGAATGTAATAAACAAGTGAAATAAACAAATCTTGCATTGTGATAACTAATTATGATTTGGCAGCAATAGCCCCCAACAGAGATTAACAAAACATCAAGCTCCATCCAGTCACTTTGAATTCATGGATTATTAATGCTGTCATAATTGCTCAACCGATTTCTCAGCTTCAAAAATTTTGCAGAACAAGGTGAAAAAAAAACTTGCATGTAGTGTTCCCTTAATTTCCATGaatcaaataaaaagaaaggCTTACACATGCAACCTCTAAACACATTTTATCCAATGATGTCGTCAAACATAGTAACCGGTGAATGTGAATCCCCTTCCCACGATTTCGCCAGCACAAAACCAGGCAAAGCACTCAAGCCCAAACAGAGCAGCTATACCGGCATCTTCAACCTTCAATTCCTGCCTGTTTTTCCACATTTGCTTGACGTAGTCGAGTTCCTTCTTGAATGACTCACAACGATTGGGAAGGCTGCAAAGTATGGAAATAAATCAGGATAGCATAAAAATTGACAAAGCCAGAAGAGAAAGGAAAATCAATTGTTTTATATGGGAACTTGTgctttcaacttgaactttaagCAAAACAAGTAATTGATTACGTATATTTTCTCCATACAGCTTATCCATGATCTGAGAAACTGATATAGTCGTTACTCTAAATGAGGAAAGAGCATTCAGAGCTTAGTAATAAGACAATAACCTAGCAAGACGAGTGTAAAACAATTGTTTTGAAAGCAGATTGCATTTTTCCACAGTTGCTGGCTCCTGAATGTATTGCTTGTTCTCCTCTAACAACTGTTTGTAGTAGACAGATCCATGTTTGGAAACAAACTGTGATGCCTGACAAGCCTTAGACTGCAATTGTCGCAACTTTGATGCCATCGACTCCAATTGTCTGAACTTTGACAGCATAAACTCAATTAAGCTTAAATGCAGTGAAACAATCCCATACATAACATTACAGTAGTAACCAATCCCATTTTCCTCAAACCCATTATTTGGTCGAAAATGTAAAAAAGGGGAAGCAAGAATTCAATCTTCTCTGAATCCTAAATGATAATTTTATACGTGGAGAACGAATATTTCTGCTAGCTAGCTAAACAAGGATTTAACACTTGTAGTTTCGTAAATTTCAAAGCCTACATTCTATACACGCATCTTCTTGGCATCCAAAGAGTAACCAAGGCCTAAACTATCAGCCGATGAAAAAGTAGATTTTGTACTCTGAGGCTTAGAAACAAAAATCCCAGAAAGTAAAAAAATGTCACTTAAAAAACATATACAATGAGCATGAGATTTATTGTTCTTATTAAAACCTACGCCTAATTTGAGAATTGATATACAACATAATGAACAGTTTATTAGTCATATTCGTTACGCACCAAAAGGACTGATGTTTTCTTTGTAATTAGACCACATTTCCTATTCTTATCAGAAGCTTTTAGTACAAGATGACGCTGCTAAAAAAATCCCAATGCTACACTTCCGAACTAATTACAATTAGCATCAAAATCATAAAACCATATTGAATTTTggttaaggaaaaaaaaaaaccaaataacCGACACTCACCCTACATCTACAAAACACTCCAATTTACAATGAACTTCAAAAAGCTCGAATATACGTATGTATAACTCAAATTCAGATAATACCCCCGAACACCCAAGATTCTCATGCCTGGTCTTAAAAGTCAAAGTAATCGCAAACCAATATTCAATCACATAATCACAACAAAATAAATTCAAAAGGTAACAAAACCCCAAACAATTAGGAAAAGGCGAATATTCATTTTCAAAATTAAGAACATGGAACAAGCACATACACAGAGAGATCGTGTGTGAGAGACCAGAtctaaaacaaacaaaactaCAAACCTAACAGATTGATGAGCTGTAAATCGAAGTAGATCGAATTGAAAAATCGAAAGGAATTACCTTTCTGTTGATTGGATTCGAATGCAGACCAATAGAGACGAAGAGCGAATCTTTGCTATTCCCGCCGCTGCGAGCTGAGTTATGGGAGATGAGAAGTATTGGGGGATTAGAGCTTAGAACGAAAGTGGTTTTACTTCAGAGATGGGCCATTTCGTAAATATCAACACTTTTGAGCCCCTTCGTTAGTTTCACTTCCTTCTTCCCTTTCCGTTAATTGGAAAATGGTCAAGAAACGGGCCCCTCAAGTAGGCTCTACCACTGCTCCCTGGGCTTTGGAAAGCCCACGCCCACGGTATAATCACAagaatttttaaataatatggCTATTATATTTTTAAGggtaatttacaaaaatacactaaaagtttaaaaaaatatgaaaaatacggtacattacaaaaatacggaattttttgATAAAAACACGGAGTGGCAAAAGCGTAAATACGGAGTGGAAAAATTGTAAATAAAagtggcaaaatacaattttttgtgatcaacgtttacaaacttgtaaatatctgttgcAAAATTGTAAACATCTgttatatgtttgtaaataatatttacaaaaatcagttttagaattgtatttttttttttacataaaacttacgaacaaatttgtaactaaattttttatttttgtaccaATAGTTTACAAATTTAGTTTCATAAATTTGAAAGAtattttttgtaactaacatttacgaaaataatttattgttaagaggtcgtaaccaaaatttacataaaaataatatattttttcatattgttataatattataccaaaaaattacaggaaccatcttatttatactatacaactcaaaaatataaatttaagatattcattatttataaaacactttattaagggaaatctacaaaaatacattaaaatataaaaaatatatgaaaatttgttacaaatttgtaaataccTGTTACAATTGTAAAtatttgttacaaatttgtaaacatcTATTATTAAATGGTAAAcaatttttacatttttgtaactaatatttaaaaaattagtttaaaaagagattaaattgtaactaaaaaatttatttttgtaacaaaagtttCTTAAACTAGTTTTataattagaaaatatattttgtaactaatatttacaaaaacattatataatttttattagcataattgtaacaaagatttataattctaatttaaaaatattaaaataataatattgtgacgATCATTAACtatattgtaatatataattattaaaccaATAACTAATGTAACTCAtagatattgattttttttagtaaTCATGGATATTGAATTCGAAagcaataaataaaacataaatttatttagtttgatcaatttttttaattatttatcctTTGTTATTTTTATAACATCTCTCAACATATATACTACTAATTTATTGATTGACTTAATTAAAATAAGTTTATTTTTAAGAGTAATATTATATGTTTTCTTAAAGCAATATCATAATTGTTTTGTCTATATAATGCTTTGTTAACCTATTTAAATATCAAGTAAAaagtaaaatattaaaaaaaaacaaaaataagagaTATAGGAAAAAAATATAGACTAC
This genomic interval from Humulus lupulus chromosome 8, drHumLupu1.1, whole genome shotgun sequence contains the following:
- the LOC133797174 gene encoding uncharacterized protein LOC133797174; this encodes MASKLRQLQSKACQASQFVSKHGSVYYKQLLEENKQYIQEPATVEKCNLLSKQLFYTRLASLPNRCESFKKELDYVKQMWKNRQELKVEDAGIAALFGLECFAWFCAGEIVGRGFTFTGYYV